Genomic segment of Populus nigra chromosome 6, ddPopNigr1.1, whole genome shotgun sequence:
GGTGCGTATGGAGGATTTGAAAGATGTGCCATAGACTTGTTTGAGGCAAGTGGAACGTGCATGAAGCAAAGTGTGTGCTCATTGTACCTTAAGAAAGTTGGTACTGATGATTGGAGACCAGGATGGGTCAAGGTGCTTCATCAAGAAAGCAGCGGTGCTTTAGTACCAGTTTCTTATGTGTTCTATTTTAGAACATTTGTGCCTGAAAATGTCTGGTATGGCTTGGATTATTGTCATTCTAAAGAAGGTTTTATGCCTCACTTTGCAACCTTTGAAACCTAATGTACTCTGGCATAGCTTTTATCTTattgtaatataatttttctataaatatgaCCTTATAATACTAACTCGTtgcttgatttaaaaaatgaaaaacatttctaAGTTAATCACACAGAATACTTAAATGTATTAAAGCCATGTTTGATGTTatgatagtaattatttttaaaagtattttttatttgaaaatatattatttaaaaatttatttttaacatcagtttattaaaataatctaaaaactaaaataaaaaataataatttttttttaaaaaaatttaaattacaaagACAAACAAACTTTTCCTTCAAAACCGGTCCATGTTACTTTTAGAAAATTAGAGGAAAATACAATTAAGTTCTGGCCCGTTGAACTCTTTTTCTATGGAATCTCGGAGCATATGCTTAGCCTCTGTTTTACATAATGTCTGCCTCTATCCTCCCGCAGAAGGACGGTGTGGAATCCAGCCAGAGATGCAGCAAACTTAACAAACCTTTTTAGCCATTTCTAGGTGGTGCGCCACATTAATCAAAGCTTAAAATCTAATGCTATCCAATTAATGGCAGGGACACCAACAATTACACAACGTCGGCTCCTAACGAATTCCATTACAAGCAACAACACGATTGTGCCAACAATTAAACAAAGGTCCAGTGTTTTAGGGATATGTCATTAATGAAAAGATGCTACCATCGTCAGACCTGTGACTTGCTGATTCTTCGTTGGATCCTGAGGCCCCAATGTATTTGCCAGCAAATTTTTAGCAAGGGAATCGAGATTAAATAATTAGTTCAAGATGAGATCAGAACATCTTGAAGCttaaaaccaaacaaaagacaatatgaAGTATACTGTACTCTTACAAAAACTTGGAAACAAATTGGCAAGATAGAAAATCGACCATGGAATCAGAACCCACTCCCCTCCTGCTCCTGCCATTACACAGTGAACAAGCTGAACCACGCACAGACACACTGGTACAGAGAGAGAATTAAAATTGCAAAGATCTATTCATAGTTATAAGGGAACGAGGAAACCAACCACGTATACACAATGAATCATGGTGTGTAGATTTTTCGAAGCTTTAACATCTTTACCCATCAAAGCTTGCAGTAAGGAAATGAAGTAAAGGAAAGTATAAGAAATGTAAAGAAACCCCAAGAACACAATTTCAAACTATAAACAGTACGTGCCTGCACAccctacccaagaaaaaaaaagttgttcccACGCAATCATTCTAGCAAGAATTCTCGTGTACAACTAGGACTGCCAAGGAGATCAAAAGGCCTGCTACCTAGGGTGTCTTTCAAGATTGTGATCTGACCTTCTTTAAGAAGACTATCTTCATCTAGGGcctctatcttcttcttcaatacATTAATCTCTGAATTCAATAGCATATCCTGCTCTTTGTACTGCTTCACTTCCTCCCACATCATATCTCTCTCCTGTGAAACTTTGGCCAATACCCCCCTAATCATTGTTAATTCCTTCACGGATGCTTGGAGGTCACTTTGTAGCCGATCTACATTCTCATCCTTCTTCAGCAACtgttaaaaaagacaaaaacattaCTTACACTATAGGACTGCAAAaagacaagacaaaaaaaataaaataagacagCTGTAGTTACCGACAAGCTCTATTTCTTATGAGATATAATtattaaggaaaaaacaaaaaaattcaaatgttcTAACTGTACACTGGTAACCAAATCTTAAGGCATAACAATAGCTCCCAAGTAATGAAGTTACAAAGAGACATCATACAGCAAATCGGGTACAACACTTCATTATACTTCTTTGCTGATTTCTCCATACTtaaaatacaagtaaaaaaattcaaaattatcacTGGTCTGACAAACTGCTGTGCCAAAAGATCATATGTTGTTGGCTTTTGGTatcctaaaaaaagaaaaaaaattaaattgttttaaaataatgtcaTAGTAAAGAAACTAAACTgaaagcaaaaacaacaaaaagcaggcatttaaaataacaagttttatattgttttaaaattaaatgataatgatCGACACCAAATTGGTTTTAAGAATGGCAATAAAAACAATCGTGGAAAAATGAGGGCAGGAAATGACCTCATGCCAGTTTCACCATTCATCGAAAATGAAGGAAATTGCTTTATAAGAACTTTCAATCATCACAGGCTACACAAGGCCAGCACATCACTTCACCTCCACAACAGAGATTTCAGCTTACAGAAGCCCATCTCACCAAAATCACAGGTTAGGCAATCATGCATAGAAAAGAGCTTAGGGAACATTACGAGCTGATCAAATCAACCCAGAATTCAACCCGTCAAGTCGAAGCATCATCTTACAATTAAGTGTTTTTGTACATGCATTTCGCACAAGCAATGTTGGCAAAGCACGCTGTGTAAATGAACATATAAAGTGATATGTAACATAAGATTTTTGCTGCAGAGTTGGTATCTAGGAATACCTGAAGGTCAAGATTTTTCAGCTGATGAGAGACACAAGCAAGGTTATCCAGTGCATTCCCGACTTCACATCGGAGGATCTCGTTGCCTCTCACTGCTGCTGCTATTTCAGCTTGCAACTGCTCGACCTCTGACTCTTTGAAGTACAGCTTCTCTCTTAACAGACTTGTAAGCAAAGTTTCAGCTTTAAGCTCGAATCTCAAAGATTCCTGTGAAGATGAAAGAGAACATCAATGATAGCACTAAGGGTTGAAAGCAAGTTTATGAACAGTAAACATTTTAATACCCAAATTAAAGatcaaatgaaaatatttgCATCATGACCATCACCCAAGAAATCGAAAGAAACACATGCTACAAGAACAGATTTAAACAGCAACCTACCTCTGGAGTATGATTAAGTTTCTCAGAGCCATCGACATTACTGCTTGGGGAATGAGATTTTGAAGCACCAGGATTGGACTTCTCCTGAAGTAAAGAAGATATTGTCTGCAAACTCCTTGTTAGGCTTTCAGTTCCACGCTTAAAGCCCTGAACTTTCATATCAGATTCAACCATAAACTGCCCATCTAAACCATTCCCCAAAACTTCCATACCCTGCTTAAATTCTTGAAAGTGGCCCATTTTCCCTTTGATGTATTCCATTAACTTAGCAGAAAGCTGGATGCTCTCATTTAACAAAGACAATCCTTGATTTTGCAGGCAGCAAACACGTGTCCACATTTCCTTATCTAGCTTGAAAGTTAAAGCACCAACCTCTTCGCCATTACCCTTTAAGCGCTTCAGTAAGTTTATATTCTCATGTCGAAGGGAATCAATTTCATGCCTAAAAGATTCCGCCTCCCTCCTGAGAGTCAGTTCAACTCCTGTCAACCTCATTTGCTCCATTTGCATTTGTGTCACATGCTTATCAAACTTGTCAAATGATGTCTTCTTCTCAATATCCTCACTAAATTTTTCCCGCAACCCCCCAATCGTCCTCTCTTGATCGCTGCAGGTTCTTAATAATCTTGTTATGGATTTATGCAAATCCTTGCACTCCTTGTTCTTCTCTTCAAAATTCCTTTTAATACAATCTAAATCTTCTTCTGCCACTGCATACTTGTTTTGCAGCTCAGAAAGATTGTGTTTCAGATCTTGATTCTCATCACTCACTTCCTCCACCTTTGAAGTCAGGAGCCTGAGTTGTTGCTCGGAATATGTTATTACACTTTTGTTTTCCGCTTCCCGCTCACTAAAAGAAGATACTTCCCTCTGGAGTGAAACGTTATGCTCTGCAAGCTCCCTAACCCGTTCACGAAGCCTTTGCTCTTCTAGCTGGTATTTCTCAAGCTTTGATGACCAGTCACTCGACCTTCTGTCTAATTCTTTCTCCAGAGCTGTCTGCAATTCACTCTTCTCCTTCTCCAATCTTCGGTTCTTTGCCTCCCATTCTGCCTTTGCTAATCGAAAACCTTCCTTGGCAGAATCCCTGTCAGCAATTCGAGATTTCAGAAGACCTGAAACTTCAATTGCCAAGCTTATCTTATCCTCTATTAAGCTTTGAATAGTTTGCATCAATGACGGAACATCAAATCCACTATCTTGGAGAAAGCTTTCCTGCTCAAGCTCTTCAGAAAGAAGGGCAATCCTCTCCTCAGCTTCTTTAGATCTTCGTTGTAGTTCAACATCTACCATGTCATCACTACCAACAGAGTTCATATCCCCAAAATCATCTCCAAGGAAGTAATTTTGCTGCTGAAagcctgagaaatcatcaccaTTGTAACCGTTAATGGTTTCACAAGGTTCCTCCAATGAGTAGCTTTTTCGGGCAGGAACATCCATGTATGAATTCGTTGATCCACCGTACACATCTTCAATTGTGATAGGAATGTCACGGTCATACTTCTTAGAACTTGATTTTGGATAAGCACGAGCCTGGGAGAGCCTCTCCATGACATTCCTTGCAAGTTTCTGTGGAGATTTGTGGCCAAATCCCTTATCCACCCAATTTCTTGAAGAAAACTTCTGTCGAGTCCCTCTATAATCCCGAAATGAGTGAGACCTGGGCTTATCTTTGATGTTATCTGCTGGTGAAGCAGGGGCTGTGTATTGACCTCGTGGAGGAAGTCTTCCACCAGCATTTCCatttccagtaaaatttctcTGTGAACAGTTTTTGGGCTTGCTCATTTCCTGCTCCTGTTCTCCATCAATGTAGCGATCCACAATTTTACTTGAGACATTACTAGAAGAAGAATTTCCTGACGAATCATAATGAGATTTGGAATGACCAGATCTCTCTAGTCCAGTAGCTGCCACTTCAAATCGCTTTGTCTTGGCTCGCCTCTCAGGAGTAAGATTGCGCCTACTGTCATAAATCAGAAAAAAGTTGGAATTAATCTCAAGAAgcaattcaaataaaaagtgCACAGAAGAGCTATGCAAACAAGCTTGTATTCAAGATCATTAATTAGTGTTATTGAATCCTTATAACTTGATGTTAATGAGATCAAAAGTCTCACCGAGATGAGTGATCACGTTGCTGATGAGCACCACTGGAACTGCTAGAAGAAGATATAGTTTCATCATttgtacaagaaaaattcatctgGCCCATCCCATCATCAAGAAAGGCAGCTGATGACAACGAGCGGCTCCTTCTAAGACCTGAACTGTTGCTTGGGATCTGGCTATCATATGTTTGCTTTccagattttgaaaataatccCCTGGGGCTCCAAAAATTACACTGAGCATTATCATTATCTTGATTGTTTGGTTTGCCTTCCAATGGTGCCTCCCAATAAACTTGCTTATCTGCTGACGGTGGAGAACTGGTATTGTTGTTTCCATCATTGGAGGAAGAAGATCTAAAAAAGAATAGTTTCTTCATCTGTCTATCTCAAACTAGAACTGCTATTTGTAGCTCATGAAAAATGGTAGCTCACAACCTGTGCTTTATAGTCTTCAGACAAAAGGGATCTCACTGAACCTGAAATTACATTATGTAAGAAATTAGAAGGGGAAACCTGGATTAAAATCTTACAAAGAAATATCTGAAGAGGAATGCAGCAACTCATACACAAATAATGATCATTGATATTACTATACACACATAATGATCATTGAGATTACTCAAGAGTGTGGACGagtataaagcaaataaaaggaCAATGGTCATTAGTCCACAAACTACACTGTACCCACACCTCATGGCACATTCACTAAGCTAGGATTCCAGTCCCCCACCCACACACACAAGCCACCACATCAAGATTAAGATATctaaaaaagtgaaaagaaagcACACAACAAGGTGGTCTAATTATGAATTCGTACCGGAAAACCCTAAAAGCATAAATAAACAGGTTTGGTACTCCAAATCATCACGTTAACAGGTACAAAACCCAATTAACAATTTGAGAAACCTGAGATACATATAgccaaaaaaaacatgacagTCCTATACCAAAAATACATAACTGAAACTAATTTCAAACCCCAGATCCAAAAGATGGTCTGATTCAATTGCTATAATAAATACttgaattaaaacaataagTTTAGAGTACTTCTTTGCCCTTCATTCAAAATCAAACGGGcaaacatgaacaaaataaaaataaaataaaaaacagagaacCTAGAGCATTCATGAATAAAGAACTTTCTCGGATAATTATTCATCAAGAGCCAACGGATTTCACATAGCAACACAATATAGACACCCACACGCACaagcagaaaataaattaatacctagagaaaaaaacatgtcagTTATTTAATGTAGAAGAAGCAATAAACACGAAAGCAGACATCAAATTCAGCAATATAAATttgcattaattaataaaaaaaaaaaacagagaacagaaaaaaaaacgattatCAAATGCACGTGTCAGGGCTTGTGATCCAATCCTTAGCACTGAGCTATGCCTTAAAAATACCAGACTACCCTCACCATTTTCAATtctcaaaaaccctaaaaaaaacctCGTCTCCAATCTAACCACCaccctttaaaaaattacacaaatcTGACACGAAGAATCTAATATTATACAAGCCtttaataatcaaacaacatCGTGATTAACGAAAAAGAAGATTCAATTACAATTCCAGAGAAAGTAAAGTACAGAAGAAAAGAACAGAGAAAGAGATGACACTGTTTAGAGACTGAGAAACAgatggcaaaagaaaagaaaaatggttaaatcttaaatcaactatttaaagaaaaaggaaaaaacacttTTTGGCTGCTGAGAAGCTAatgaaaaaagggaagaaagggacaaattaaaattgaaaaatcacaCAGTTGCCGGTACTTGAAAATTTAACGAAAATATCAACACATGCACCTGAACAATTTTCTTGCTCTATCCTTTCCCATTCCTTTGTTTTCTAAGGAACCAAACAGaatcaagaaacaaagaaaggaaattaaaaagCGAAGCGAAgcgaagaaaggaaaagaaagcttCACTTACAAAAAAGTTCACTGTTCTCACTTTCCTCTCTCGCTCTGCTAACGGTCAAAAACATCTAATGACACTTCGGTCCattaaaaagaaaccaaaagcaAATTAAATGATTGAAATCTATTTTTGAAATTGTCATCTACGAATTAATTAACTTGCCATTAAGACAGAAACTACAGTGATTAGTGAATAATAAATCAGGTTCCTCGTTCggatttcaaaattcaaaagtatTTAAGAAAAAGTCCAATCACGAAACCGAAATTTAAGGGAGGTTTTGTATAACAGAATCTTACAGGGCCGCCTGTGTGTGACGGTGTCAAAGGCCGGCTTTGAGGGACTGAGAGAACTGACAGTGACGGGGagtgtgattttttttagtgtcaaGAATCAGAATGGAGATAATAGAGGGAGAAAGGGGTTGCTGTTTGGGCCAGTGAGAAAGTGAAGTGATATTGATTTTGACTTTGAGAGGAACTTGTGAGAAAAAGAGAGGTGCTACCAGGGGAAAGAGAGGTTAAGTGAGGGGAGCAAGACAGAAATTGAGGGAGATACAGAGGGGTAATTTggtcataaaataaagaaatttaaaatatttgtctgCCGCGGATAGAGCGGAAGAGGAGCGGGGGGGTTGTGGAATTTGGGATCCAGTGGACCCTTGGACATGGTAGTTAAAGTGTGGACCCTTCGTATGCACAATTTGGATTTGTAGAAAGAGGATAGTttacgttgtttttttttttaatgatcgtCACGTATTCTCAATTTATGTTGATATTaggttttatagttttaaatcgGCTAAGAATTTAACCACtgcttaaaatttgaattttagattgattaaattaatttaaataaactctaaatggacattgttttagaaaaaaaaaacattaaattcaacctagtttttttttattagattaactCCTgtataagtttaaaaataaatagcagcCACGTAGGAAAGAAAAACCTTTGTTGTTGAAGTCAACGTGTGAAATAGGGCAGATAAAACGACTTCGTTGGTTGTTTGATTTGAATTCgagtattgaaaaaaattgataatgtcGAAGACTGATTTTTAAAGGGTGTTTGGTCATCTAATTGacccggattttttttttctttcaaattattattattttttacttctgTATAATTCTGCTATATTAAtacctaaaattaatttttaaaaataaaaaatatatattattttaatatattttttaaataaaaaataatataaaaaaaaacaactttcacCATTATTTTACTGTTTCAGACACCCTCCTGGGGATTGGAAAAAGCGCATTGAAAAGTAAAAGTTTAAGCTTGGATCATGGGTTTGTGCAACTTCTTTTATTGCATCATGGCACGCATCATTGGTCTTTTTAACCACTGCAGGTATGATCATCTTCCTTCTCCATGTCGAGGTGTCCATAATGATGATTGATGATTGGTTTGAAAACTGGAatataaccaacatgaaatagCGACTAAAAAGCATTATTTTATtgacaaatctttttttttttaattaacaaaacattattttgttaACCAGCTCGAGAAAACAGTTCAATTGGTTTCGTGACTGTGACAAGTGGATATGACGTGGATGATAATTACTCCACCAGACAGTAAGAGactaaaaatttaatcattttcatTGTTACATGAGAATTGAATTCCGTGctttattaattagtttatagacaaataaaattaatttttattttaaaaactattaatttcatgtttttccaaatgattttaaaaattcttgacGTGGGAACGTAAAACACattgtaaattatttaaaaaatgattttttttcaaatgaaatatccatttagaaaaataatttcaagtacATTACTAGATATATGCCAAGAAAACCTTTGGAAAAGGAAAGACATCAACACTAACCTAGCCCAGGGTCCTTAGCTATTGATGCATGTATTTGAATGAAAGCAATTTCGTTTTTTAGCCCTCCATACAGATAATAGAGGCTCAGACCCAGGTTGTTTTCGTTTGGACCTATGCAGCTGAGTGGATCGGATCACCTTGTACAGGGAGACTTCAAGGCCTAGAAAACCCGGGCCTAGAATGGATTGATACACATAAGGCCTGATTTTAAGTTAGCGTAAAATCATTGCCAGCGTAAACATCACGTGAAAAAACACCAAATATGACCTGGCGTATCACGGAAACCTCCTCTCTCCTCTCtactcttcctcctcttctcccttttcCTTCGGTTTCTTTTATGGCAGTTTCTAGGATCAGGGTTTCAGCTCCGTCATGGGAAATTCTGGTCCCAGAATACGAGCGGGCTCTAGTCGAATTAATTACGCCTGCGAAAAATCAAAGCCTTCCACCTCTCTCTCTTAACGCCTACCAAACGGTATTCATTCATCTCTTTGctacccttttttttatgtttctgttgtAATTAAAGACcagggttagggttttgaaattttgatttcctggatttgttttaatattagcaGCAATTCAATTTGTATGATTACGGGTCCTTCGCACCCAAACAGAAACCAGAGAGAAATGCCGAAAATTTCTCTCTTCTTGCAATACTTTCAACCCTAATCATACAGTTAGGGTTTATGTAATGTCATTGTTTTGTAattgtctttttctttattttcctacaaaacaaaaggcaatGCAACGAGGCTAGGATGATAATGTCGGATGGAAAATTTCATGTGTATTATTTTAAGGAACAAATTGATTGGTTATTTGGCAAGGCAATGAGGTATTCTATGCAAAAAGGGTTAATGGTGCATCTAGTGCCTCtgttttctgatttttcttgttctggTCCCTTTAGATAATTGTTTTGCACAGAATGCCTTTTATTGCAGCCATGACTTCTCATGTTCTTTACTTATGATCGGACGGTAAAAAGGGAATCCTAGCCTCACCGTGTTCCTTTTATTGAAATGCGTTGGAAATTAAGAATATGGTCACGATTTCTTTATTGCTATTGTTTCGTCATGATCTTCATCCTTGTTTTCCTATAAAATGAAAGGTAATGCACTGAGgctaaaatgatattttttactgaAAATTCCATACATATTGTTTTAAGGAACAAATTGACTGGTTATTTGGCAAGGCAGTGAGGTGTTCTGTGCAAAAAGAAGTAATGGCATAAACAATCCTTCtgttttctgatttttcttgttctggTCCCCTTGGATAATTGTTTTGCACAGAATGCCTTTTATTGCAGCCATGACTTCTCATGTTCTTTACTTATGATCGGATGGTCAAAAGGGAATCCTAGCCTCACCGTGTTCCTTTTATTGAAATGCATTGGAAATTAAGGATATGGTCAAGGTTTCTTTACTGTTATTGTTTTGTCATgatcttcctctctttttttcctataaaagaAAGGGTAATGCACTAAGgctaagatgatattttttatggaaaatttCATACATATTGTTTTAAGGAACTGATTGATTGGTTATTTGGCGAGGCAATGAGGTGTTCTGTGCAAAAAGAATTGATGGTGTATATAGTCCCTCtgttttctgatttttcttgttttggtcCCTTTAGATAATTGTTTTGCACAGAATGCCTTTTATTGCAGCCATGACTTCTCATGTTCTTTACTTATGATCGTATGGTGAAAAGGGAATCCTAGCCTCACCGTGTTCCTTGTATTGAAATGTGTTGGAAATTAAGGATATGGTCAAGGTTTTTTTACTGTTATTGTTTTGTCATgatcttcctctctttttttcttataaaacgAAAGGTAATGCACTGAGGCTAAGATGGTATTTTTTACGGAAAATTTGATACATATTGTTTTAAGGAACAGGTTGATTGGTTATTTGGCCAGGCAATGAGGTGTTCTGTGCAAAAAGAATTGATGGCGTATATAGTCCCTCtgttttctgatttttcttgttctggTCCCTTTAGATAATTGTTTTGCACAAAATGCCTTTTATTGCAGCCATGACTTCTCATGTTCTTTACTTATGATCGTATGGTGAAAAGGGAATCCTAGCCTCACCGTGTTCCTTGTATTGAAATGCATTGGAAATTAAGGATATGGTCAAGGTTTCTTTACTGTTATTGTTTTGTCATgatcttcctctctttttttcctataaaacgAAAGGTAATGCACTGAGgctaagatgatattttttatggaaaatttCGTGCATATTGTTTTAAGGAACTGATTGATTGGTTATTTGGCGAGGCAATGAGGTGTTCTGTGCAAAAAGAATTGATGGTGTATATAGTCCCTCtgttttctgatttttcttgttctggTCCCTTTAGATAATTGTTTTGCACAGAATGCCTTTTATTGCAGCCATGACTTTTCATGTTCTTTACTTATGATCGTACGGTAAAAAGGGAATCCTAGCCTCACCGTGTTCCTTGTATTGAAATGCATTGGAAATTAAGGATATGGTCAAGGTTTCTTTACTGTTATTGTTTTGTCATgatcttcctctctttttttcctataaaagaAAGGGTAATGCACTAAGgctaagatgatattttttatggaaaatttCGTACATATTGTTTTAAGGAACTGATTGATTGGTTATTTGGCGAGGCAATGAGGTGTTCTGTGCAAAAAGAATTGATGGTGTATATAGTCCCTCtgttttctgatttttcttgttctggTCCCTTTAGATAATTGTTTTGCACAGAATGCCTTTTATTGCAGCCATGACTTTTCATGTTCTTTACTTATGATCGTACGGTAAAAAGGGAATCCTAGCCTCACCGTGTTCCTTGTATTGAAATGTGTTGGAAATTAAGGATATGGTCAAGGTTTCTTTACTGTTATTGTTTTGTCATgatcttcctctctttttttcttataaaacgAAAGGTAATGCACTGAGGCTAAGATGGTATTTTTTACGGAAAATTTGATACATATTGTTTTAAGGAACAGGTTGATTGGTTATTTGGCCAGGCAATGAGGTGTTCTGTGCAAAAAGAATTGATGGCGTATATAGTCCCTCtgttttctgatttttcttgttctggTCCCTTTAGATAATTGTTTTGCACAGAATGCCTTTTATTGCAGCCATGACTTCTCATGTTCTTTACTTATGATCGTATGGTAAAAAGGGAATCCTAGCCTCACCGTGTTCCTTTTATTGAAATGCGTTGGAAATTAAGGATATGGTCAAGGTTTCTTTACTGTTATTGTTTTGTCATgatcttcctctctttttttcctataaaacgAAAGGTAATGCAACGACGctaagatgataattttttacgGAAAATTTGATACATATTGTTTTAAGGAACAGATTGATTGGTTATTTGGCCAGGCAATGAGGTGTTCTGTGCAAAAAGAATTGATGACGTATATAGTTCCTCtgttttctgatttttcttgttctggTCTCTGTAGATAATTGTTTTGCACAGAATGCCTTTTATTGCAGCCATAACTTCTCATGTTCTTTACCTATGATCGTACGGTAAAAAAGGAATCCtggaagatgatattttttacgGAAAATTTCATACATATTGTCTTAAGGGACAAATTGATTGCTTTTATATtatgaattgaattttgaattcttttcagTTATTATCCTCAAGGGAAGTTCTAGTTAATTGGGTGGTGTGAATTAACTAATAATTTGGAAGATTTGCCTGCATTTCTTGCTTCTTGTATCTGTCAGATGACCTTCTTGATTGGAGAATAAACTACAACAAATATACAAGTTTCAAGAGGAAAATAGATGATCATGTGCATGATCTCAAAGTATTTGCAATGGCCAATTACCTCTAGATAATTGAGtttaaattgtttgtttttttgatagAAGAGATAATGCAGGATAACACTACCCAAGAAAGCATATCCAACACTGATACGCTCTGCGATTGGAAAATCAGGTTTGAAAATCTTCTCCTACCAGAACTTTTAAGCTAATCAATGAA
This window contains:
- the LOC133697499 gene encoding uncharacterized protein LOC133697499 isoform X1, translating into MKKLFFFRSSSSNDGNNNTSSPPSADKQVYWEAPLEGKPNNQDNDNAQCNFWSPRGLFSKSGKQTYDSQIPSNSSGLRRSRSLSSAAFLDDGMGQMNFSCTNDETISSSSSSSGAHQQRDHSSRRRNLTPERRAKTKRFEVAATGLERSGHSKSHYDSSGNSSSSNVSSKIVDRYIDGEQEQEMSKPKNCSQRNFTGNGNAGGRLPPRGQYTAPASPADNIKDKPRSHSFRDYRGTRQKFSSRNWVDKGFGHKSPQKLARNVMERLSQARAYPKSSSKKYDRDIPITIEDVYGGSTNSYMDVPARKSYSLEEPCETINGYNGDDFSGFQQQNYFLGDDFGDMNSVGSDDMVDVELQRRSKEAEERIALLSEELEQESFLQDSGFDVPSLMQTIQSLIEDKISLAIEVSGLLKSRIADRDSAKEGFRLAKAEWEAKNRRLEKEKSELQTALEKELDRRSSDWSSKLEKYQLEEQRLRERVRELAEHNVSLQREVSSFSEREAENKSVITYSEQQLRLLTSKVEEVSDENQDLKHNLSELQNKYAVAEEDLDCIKRNFEEKNKECKDLHKSITRLLRTCSDQERTIGGLREKFSEDIEKKTSFDKFDKHVTQMQMEQMRLTGVELTLRREAESFRHEIDSLRHENINLLKRLKGNGEEVGALTFKLDKEMWTRVCCLQNQGLSLLNESIQLSAKLMEYIKGKMGHFQEFKQGMEVLGNGLDGQFMVESDMKVQGFKRGTESLTRSLQTISSLLQEKSNPGASKSHSPSSNVDGSEKLNHTPEESLRFELKAETLLTSLLREKLYFKESEVEQLQAEIAAAVRGNEILRCEVGNALDNLACVSHQLKNLDLQLLKKDENVDRLQSDLQASVKELTMIRGVLAKVSQERDMMWEEVKQYKEQDMLLNSEINVLKKKIEALDEDSLLKEGQITILKDTLGSRPFDLLGSPSCTREFLLE
- the LOC133697499 gene encoding uncharacterized protein LOC133697499 isoform X2, which produces MKKLFFFRSSSSNDGNNNTSSPPSADKQVYWEAPLEGKPNNQDNDNAQCNFWSPRGLFSKSGKQTYDSQIPSNSSGLRRSRSLSSAAFLDDGMGQMNFSCTNDETISSSSSSSGAHQQRDHSSRRNLTPERRAKTKRFEVAATGLERSGHSKSHYDSSGNSSSSNVSSKIVDRYIDGEQEQEMSKPKNCSQRNFTGNGNAGGRLPPRGQYTAPASPADNIKDKPRSHSFRDYRGTRQKFSSRNWVDKGFGHKSPQKLARNVMERLSQARAYPKSSSKKYDRDIPITIEDVYGGSTNSYMDVPARKSYSLEEPCETINGYNGDDFSGFQQQNYFLGDDFGDMNSVGSDDMVDVELQRRSKEAEERIALLSEELEQESFLQDSGFDVPSLMQTIQSLIEDKISLAIEVSGLLKSRIADRDSAKEGFRLAKAEWEAKNRRLEKEKSELQTALEKELDRRSSDWSSKLEKYQLEEQRLRERVRELAEHNVSLQREVSSFSEREAENKSVITYSEQQLRLLTSKVEEVSDENQDLKHNLSELQNKYAVAEEDLDCIKRNFEEKNKECKDLHKSITRLLRTCSDQERTIGGLREKFSEDIEKKTSFDKFDKHVTQMQMEQMRLTGVELTLRREAESFRHEIDSLRHENINLLKRLKGNGEEVGALTFKLDKEMWTRVCCLQNQGLSLLNESIQLSAKLMEYIKGKMGHFQEFKQGMEVLGNGLDGQFMVESDMKVQGFKRGTESLTRSLQTISSLLQEKSNPGASKSHSPSSNVDGSEKLNHTPEESLRFELKAETLLTSLLREKLYFKESEVEQLQAEIAAAVRGNEILRCEVGNALDNLACVSHQLKNLDLQLLKKDENVDRLQSDLQASVKELTMIRGVLAKVSQERDMMWEEVKQYKEQDMLLNSEINVLKKKIEALDEDSLLKEGQITILKDTLGSRPFDLLGSPSCTREFLLE